A DNA window from Bradyrhizobium barranii subsp. barranii contains the following coding sequences:
- a CDS encoding trypsin-like peptidase domain-containing protein, with product MTNRHVAEAVADQVGNKWILQDDVTINFDDRGEGDEKRFKVKSLVYAGADPIVDVVNFAHLDLAIFEVETSNASKSKFPSPMQLSKSTKKPTTKDVIVVGYPAKPDIAALEDPTTHEVNMDIAKRLGEIFGLDYGRKYLAPGRIDKMVGTVPTDTAMWVFTHDCTTLAGNSGSMVSSFTDDFPVMGLHFAGRTLTANFAHAMSAVRASEKMPLELVERLSWT from the coding sequence ATGACCAACCGCCATGTTGCCGAGGCCGTTGCTGATCAAGTTGGAAATAAATGGATCCTGCAGGACGACGTCACGATCAATTTCGATGATCGGGGCGAGGGTGATGAGAAGCGGTTCAAGGTCAAATCGCTCGTCTACGCGGGAGCGGATCCCATTGTTGATGTCGTCAACTTTGCACATCTCGATCTCGCAATCTTTGAGGTCGAGACATCGAACGCATCGAAAAGCAAGTTTCCGTCTCCCATGCAGTTGTCGAAGAGCACAAAGAAGCCGACGACAAAGGATGTGATCGTCGTGGGCTATCCCGCCAAGCCCGACATAGCCGCCCTCGAGGACCCGACCACGCACGAGGTCAATATGGATATTGCTAAGCGGCTCGGCGAAATATTCGGTCTCGACTATGGGCGAAAATATCTGGCGCCAGGACGGATCGACAAGATGGTCGGTACCGTACCCACTGACACGGCCATGTGGGTCTTCACGCACGATTGCACGACCCTTGCCGGCAATTCCGGGTCGATGGTCTCAAGTTTCACGGACGATTTCCCGGTGATGGGACTTCACTTCGCAGGACGAACGCTCACGGCAAATTTCGCCCATGCAATGTCGGCGGTACGGGCCTCTGAGAAAATGCCGCTGGAGTTGGTCGAGAGGTTGTCCTGGACCTAG
- a CDS encoding trypsin-like serine peptidase, translating into MANSSTNRIKPAALASRVKATRSFFRQCYDQVAETRGALLFYPLAQRRQRRQPLQAGPEQDAADFQAAFEEAQKYGFLELLIETSGDRILHTSQKRKNKPVPAKAIIPALAARNPISRQMIVATFQKVMSDRKFQKPDEVTSGLMRAQRSTCKIRVGEDEGEGEAGTGFLIGPRLVLTCWHVVQSLLDPAPSGLPLDHPGKEKQGSRAKLRVEFDFLSRVAPDGSDASCGVTENWLVAGSRAAPPEHRIDQGQHKRLAWPTEQQDLKQYLDFAVIELDAYAGLDRIYYDITSTPVKEPTGSVIVLQHPADFPMRMTSGTFDVSQVVKTDFAAVAGSPFRVLHDASTIAGSSGGLCLNYEMEPVAIHQAGLETIVMANGEASRESKVNVSIPLSVIVARAGGAIRDRIGDFKSSRCRLSNGRALIGRIPLQEAVASARAGLSKILVVQIGYDRQNNPPRQIGKTFSTEILMDSLNFSVDQVARVGAEKVKESAYSTAISMLEAVSTGLSSKLPTEKQLADESQSTDLNDRIKKLASKVGDILDQAATRRKLWIVIDELDKHPLTEGSTRSFFDALYPEIAARQNLRLVLIGLSDPDMPALQKVDPKKVDELKDHLGKLDIKNWVANRLQGAVSDEALTSFANIAVALAERDEKPARSAAVGRIINEFFEPSFPRRPVA; encoded by the coding sequence ATGGCGAATTCTTCCACGAACCGTATCAAGCCTGCCGCCCTCGCGTCTCGAGTAAAGGCAACGCGGAGCTTCTTTAGGCAATGTTACGACCAAGTCGCCGAAACGCGCGGCGCCTTGCTTTTTTATCCACTGGCACAGCGTCGGCAGAGGAGGCAGCCTCTGCAAGCGGGTCCCGAACAGGACGCTGCGGACTTCCAGGCAGCATTTGAGGAAGCACAAAAGTATGGCTTCCTTGAACTTCTAATTGAGACCAGCGGCGACCGAATCCTGCATACGTCGCAAAAACGCAAAAATAAGCCGGTTCCGGCCAAGGCAATCATTCCTGCACTTGCGGCGCGAAATCCGATTAGCCGGCAAATGATTGTCGCCACCTTTCAGAAGGTGATGTCCGATCGGAAATTTCAGAAGCCGGACGAAGTAACGAGCGGCCTGATGCGAGCCCAGCGCAGTACATGCAAGATCCGCGTGGGCGAGGACGAGGGAGAGGGGGAAGCAGGAACCGGATTTTTGATCGGGCCAAGATTGGTCCTGACCTGCTGGCACGTCGTTCAGTCGTTACTTGATCCGGCACCGAGCGGCTTGCCGCTGGACCATCCCGGCAAGGAGAAGCAAGGATCTCGAGCCAAATTGCGTGTCGAGTTCGATTTCTTATCGCGTGTTGCGCCGGACGGCAGCGATGCATCGTGTGGCGTCACTGAGAACTGGCTCGTCGCCGGGAGTCGTGCGGCTCCACCTGAGCATCGGATAGATCAAGGCCAACACAAACGGCTTGCCTGGCCGACAGAGCAGCAGGATCTGAAGCAGTATCTGGATTTTGCGGTTATCGAGCTTGATGCGTATGCAGGTCTGGATCGGATCTACTACGACATCACTTCAACGCCGGTGAAAGAGCCCACAGGAAGCGTGATCGTTCTTCAGCATCCTGCTGACTTTCCGATGCGTATGACATCGGGCACATTTGACGTTTCCCAAGTCGTGAAGACTGATTTTGCCGCCGTGGCGGGCAGTCCGTTTCGGGTGCTGCACGACGCCAGCACGATCGCCGGCTCGTCGGGAGGATTGTGTCTCAATTACGAAATGGAGCCGGTCGCTATACACCAAGCGGGTCTGGAGACGATCGTGATGGCCAACGGTGAGGCGTCACGCGAAAGCAAAGTCAACGTCTCGATCCCCCTCTCTGTGATCGTTGCTCGCGCGGGCGGAGCTATCAGGGATCGCATAGGCGATTTCAAGTCGAGCCGGTGTCGGCTATCGAATGGCCGAGCTCTGATTGGGCGAATTCCTCTACAAGAAGCTGTAGCGTCAGCTCGCGCTGGACTCAGCAAGATACTGGTCGTGCAGATTGGATACGATCGGCAAAACAATCCGCCTCGGCAAATCGGAAAGACTTTTTCGACTGAAATCCTGATGGACTCTCTCAACTTCTCAGTCGATCAAGTCGCGCGCGTGGGTGCCGAGAAAGTAAAAGAGAGTGCGTACAGTACCGCAATTTCGATGCTGGAAGCTGTCTCCACCGGTCTTTCATCAAAGCTTCCGACCGAGAAGCAACTTGCTGATGAAAGTCAATCGACGGATCTGAATGATAGGATCAAGAAACTTGCCAGCAAAGTTGGCGATATCCTCGATCAAGCTGCAACCCGTCGGAAGCTCTGGATCGTGATTGATGAGCTGGACAAGCATCCACTGACGGAAGGCTCTACGCGCTCGTTCTTCGATGCGTTGTATCCAGAAATTGCAGCGCGTCAAAATCTGAGGCTGGTTCTCATCGGGCTGTCTGACCCCGATATGCCGGCCCTTCAGAAGGTCGATCCAAAAAAAGTTGATGAATTGAAGGACCATCTTGGCAAGCTGGATATCAAGAACTGGGTCGCAAACAGGCTCCAAGGAGCAGTCTCCGACGAAGCGTTAACGAGCTTTGCTAACATCGCCGTGGCGCTCGCCGAGCGTGACGAAAAGCCTGCGCGCAGTGCCGCTGTCGGCCGCATCATCAACGAGTTTTTCGAGCCGTCGTTTCCGCGGAGGCCAGTCGCATGA
- a CDS encoding ATP-binding protein, with translation MTGDEASLGQGRIDLVRARAAITGAFDPFDLLDRNLDEKTEASLLNALASDIDEVVVGTKTLWRLSAHARHRELPRAMARGDFSKLLKDAKPQPEDLFALHLIRLLKGPRPPSYDRFSPPELLNIAVAQDFVNHAKGAPAPAGTEDPRWVLGRIDEKQRLDHVAPRLVGRKSQLTALRKYAMAGEIVMPLIKLAEPTVESGKLPWLRPVLVTGIGGSGKSALIAETVKSLRRDDWSGPITVLLDFDETNLSFGLEREWTAELTRQIGRARADLDGQMDTLRREMAREARRPDSELKAIDSAMLGLAKVVSEKRRQHHLVIVVDTFEEVLVQCAMRRPQDVTVQEHDEMLELTPFGLLLGWIDSIKSLTGPNGRPAFESVRVIVAGRAAPFPDEQERLATWFGAKMEIEGFSSSEAAEFLRDRRRDAKVLSNRRIERIAAVAGVTWYPLLLLILILYARGRSGEEIDDLIADFGRSDLYRSKFAISVLYSRFLDRIKDHKIVAEGGETREVKASEIKSLAHPGVALRSVTPTLIREVLAAPCGLGPISGEKARDLFSALAKEVWLVEYVGPDEVRHVKNLRRVMLPMLRGDGTREGGGRSLKEIVAVVHARAAEWFSGQDSNDPRNRQMEAYYRAFLGQTEMLENDTTLRQQVALLAGEDAHAMPIEAASLLVQGNLSEDEKAALPDPLRKKVRSDIRARKARSGVVHASRVRVLKEDYDDEEKIGSSAPPTRRHLSRVLQDRDLESRVGDLFNQADFFGVQRLTRSKLLNISAEDLDPKPAGWLTGHWIWKWALANLAVDRSHDVVATWMLDDLRVFRRYGGMILAAVATVATGGQEWASRGRVRRLDVVRERLEPDIMRMMALGLTILPKAADLPTVYSQILRGDSNAHEGRPPIPVNPAIARRLAALRRSKQINYLQLDEVISARESVRIEFHGDDQEMRWLVRGRTHELYAPARAALIDAAKYEPGNFRSGLEYVKSRAPLWPVELEPSRLIIELQKTRQADFLLQRLIEILDAAGLLGKILETLDSSSALERVHGVARLFSLYDELLLHGAISDEPDGRRKKK, from the coding sequence ATGACCGGAGACGAAGCTTCATTAGGCCAGGGACGCATCGATCTCGTAAGGGCGCGAGCCGCGATCACTGGTGCATTCGATCCATTTGACCTGCTTGACCGGAATCTGGATGAGAAAACAGAAGCGAGCCTCCTGAATGCGCTCGCGAGCGATATCGACGAAGTGGTTGTCGGAACAAAGACGCTTTGGCGCTTGTCAGCGCATGCGAGGCACCGAGAGTTGCCACGCGCAATGGCGAGAGGCGATTTTTCAAAATTGCTTAAAGACGCGAAACCCCAGCCTGAGGATCTGTTTGCGCTGCATCTGATCAGGTTGCTGAAGGGGCCGCGTCCGCCCAGTTACGACAGATTTAGTCCTCCTGAATTGCTTAATATTGCCGTCGCGCAGGATTTCGTCAATCACGCGAAAGGCGCACCGGCTCCTGCGGGGACCGAGGATCCAAGATGGGTCCTCGGCCGCATAGACGAAAAGCAACGTCTCGACCATGTCGCTCCGAGATTGGTAGGTCGCAAGTCGCAACTCACCGCGCTACGAAAGTACGCGATGGCGGGTGAGATTGTAATGCCGCTGATTAAACTAGCCGAGCCGACAGTCGAATCAGGCAAGCTGCCCTGGCTAAGGCCCGTGCTTGTGACAGGCATCGGAGGCAGCGGTAAGTCGGCCCTCATCGCGGAGACCGTTAAATCTCTTCGGAGGGATGATTGGAGTGGTCCAATTACGGTTCTCCTTGACTTCGACGAGACTAACCTTTCGTTCGGCCTCGAGCGGGAGTGGACCGCCGAACTTACGCGGCAAATTGGACGAGCGCGCGCCGATCTCGATGGTCAGATGGATACATTGCGGCGCGAAATGGCGCGTGAAGCCCGGCGTCCAGATAGCGAACTGAAGGCGATAGACAGTGCGATGCTGGGTCTCGCCAAGGTTGTTTCTGAAAAGAGGAGGCAGCATCATCTCGTAATTGTCGTCGATACGTTTGAGGAAGTTCTAGTTCAATGTGCCATGAGGCGGCCGCAGGACGTCACTGTACAAGAACACGATGAAATGCTCGAGCTTACTCCATTCGGGCTGCTTCTTGGTTGGATCGATTCGATCAAATCGCTCACCGGACCAAATGGGAGGCCGGCGTTTGAGAGCGTACGGGTCATTGTAGCTGGCCGCGCAGCGCCTTTCCCGGACGAGCAAGAGCGGCTTGCCACTTGGTTCGGCGCAAAGATGGAAATCGAGGGCTTTTCATCAAGTGAGGCGGCCGAATTCCTCCGAGATCGACGGCGCGACGCCAAGGTCTTGTCGAATAGGCGGATTGAGAGAATAGCGGCTGTCGCTGGGGTCACATGGTACCCGCTACTTCTCTTGATCCTAATCCTCTACGCGCGCGGTCGATCGGGCGAAGAAATTGATGATCTTATTGCTGATTTTGGACGATCGGATCTCTATCGCTCCAAGTTTGCGATCTCCGTGCTCTACTCGCGCTTCCTTGACCGCATCAAGGATCACAAAATTGTTGCTGAGGGCGGGGAGACCAGGGAAGTCAAGGCCAGCGAGATAAAGAGCCTCGCTCATCCGGGGGTGGCGCTGCGCAGCGTCACTCCCACGCTTATCCGCGAGGTCTTGGCTGCGCCTTGCGGACTCGGGCCAATTAGCGGCGAGAAGGCTCGAGATCTATTTTCGGCGCTGGCAAAGGAAGTGTGGCTCGTTGAGTACGTGGGGCCTGACGAAGTGCGCCACGTGAAGAATCTGCGCAGAGTCATGCTGCCTATGCTTCGCGGCGACGGCACGAGAGAAGGGGGTGGCCGCAGTTTAAAGGAGATTGTTGCCGTCGTTCATGCTCGCGCCGCAGAGTGGTTTTCAGGGCAAGATTCAAACGATCCACGTAATCGGCAGATGGAGGCCTACTATCGTGCTTTTCTTGGGCAAACAGAGATGCTCGAGAATGACACAACATTGCGTCAACAGGTTGCCCTTCTCGCTGGTGAGGATGCGCACGCGATGCCGATCGAGGCCGCTTCTCTTCTGGTGCAGGGCAATCTCTCGGAAGACGAGAAGGCTGCTCTACCCGATCCGCTGCGCAAGAAGGTCAGGAGCGACATCAGAGCGAGAAAGGCAAGATCCGGCGTGGTTCACGCCTCACGGGTCCGTGTCCTTAAAGAAGACTACGATGATGAGGAGAAGATCGGTAGCTCGGCGCCGCCCACGCGCAGGCATTTGTCCAGAGTCCTTCAGGATCGTGACCTCGAATCGCGCGTAGGAGACTTATTCAATCAGGCAGACTTTTTCGGAGTACAGCGTCTCACTCGGTCAAAGCTGTTGAATATTAGCGCCGAGGATCTGGATCCCAAACCAGCCGGATGGCTTACCGGACATTGGATATGGAAGTGGGCGCTGGCAAATCTTGCCGTAGATCGTTCTCATGACGTCGTCGCGACATGGATGCTAGACGACCTGAGGGTATTTCGTCGCTACGGCGGGATGATACTCGCTGCGGTGGCGACCGTGGCAACCGGTGGGCAGGAGTGGGCAAGTCGAGGGCGCGTGCGTCGGCTAGACGTTGTGCGGGAGCGACTCGAACCTGACATCATGCGTATGATGGCGCTCGGCTTGACAATACTGCCCAAGGCGGCGGATCTGCCGACGGTTTACAGCCAGATCCTGCGCGGGGATAGCAACGCGCACGAGGGGCGTCCCCCGATACCCGTTAATCCTGCGATCGCGAGGCGACTTGCGGCTCTCCGTCGAAGCAAGCAAATCAATTATTTGCAGTTGGATGAGGTTATCAGCGCGCGCGAATCCGTCCGAATCGAGTTCCACGGTGACGATCAGGAGATGCGATGGCTAGTGCGTGGGCGCACTCACGAACTCTATGCGCCTGCTCGCGCAGCGTTGATCGATGCAGCAAAGTACGAACCCGGAAATTTTCGATCAGGGCTGGAGTATGTGAAGTCTCGTGCACCGCTCTGGCCAGTTGAATTGGAGCCGTCACGTTTGATTATTGAGCTGCAGAAGACACGACAAGCCGATTTCCTCCTTCAGCGGCTCATTGAGATATTGGACGCCGCTGGCTTGCTGGGGAAAATACTCGAAACGCTGGACTCAAGTTCGGCCCTTGAACGCGTCCACGGTGTTGCGCGATTGTTCTCCCTTTACGATGAATTGCTTTTGCACGGCGCGATTAGTGATGAGCCGGATGGGCGGAGGAAGAAGAAATGA
- a CDS encoding DUF2272 domain-containing protein, with protein sequence MNDLGTWERLPKAPDAHFQMVLDYIQGRAQGGKSEIKGATHFFNPDTSDPSWGAPIRKNPTARFGRPRNSHIHGFPDGFHPPEGYAIQLGKHSSVFTGDGQPRGQLISPDKSVPSIIAAASKEWQFWGQSTPGRIAHSDNEQDFAMYVRDRYCSPLGASPSLADIENDKYAWSAVAISYFLRQAGLSSSEFTFSQRHSTYIREAVKARNDRDRSKAFWGFRLSESDAVVAPGDIIGRAREGSMSFDQAQALFDKHEDYESHSDVVVAVRAGVAELIGGNVSDSVTKRTIALDRRGKVSDKRSLAFVVMKKN encoded by the coding sequence ATCAACGATCTCGGCACATGGGAGCGCCTGCCCAAGGCTCCAGACGCGCATTTTCAGATGGTGCTTGATTACATCCAGGGGCGCGCACAGGGCGGGAAAAGCGAGATCAAGGGCGCCACTCATTTCTTTAACCCGGATACGTCCGATCCAAGCTGGGGTGCGCCGATCAGGAAAAATCCAACTGCCCGCTTCGGCAGACCGCGGAATTCCCATATCCACGGCTTTCCGGACGGTTTTCATCCTCCCGAGGGCTATGCGATCCAGCTCGGCAAGCACTCATCGGTGTTTACAGGGGATGGGCAACCTCGGGGGCAGCTCATCAGTCCGGACAAGTCCGTTCCGTCGATTATCGCCGCCGCCAGCAAGGAATGGCAATTCTGGGGACAATCGACGCCGGGCCGCATTGCGCACTCGGACAACGAACAGGATTTTGCCATGTACGTCCGGGACAGGTATTGCAGCCCCCTGGGCGCTAGCCCTTCGCTGGCTGACATCGAGAATGATAAGTACGCGTGGTCGGCCGTTGCTATATCCTACTTCCTCCGGCAGGCCGGTTTGTCGAGTTCCGAATTCACGTTTTCGCAGCGCCATTCCACCTACATCCGCGAAGCCGTCAAGGCCCGCAATGACCGGGATAGGAGCAAAGCTTTCTGGGGATTCCGGCTCAGTGAGTCCGATGCTGTCGTGGCACCAGGCGACATTATTGGGCGGGCGCGTGAAGGAAGCATGAGCTTCGATCAGGCGCAGGCTCTTTTTGACAAGCACGAGGACTATGAAAGTCACAGCGATGTCGTCGTTGCCGTGAGAGCCGGCGTGGCTGAATTGATCGGTGGCAACGTCTCGGATTCGGTGACGAAGCGGACGATTGCCTTGGACCGCCGCGGCAAAGTCTCGGACAAGAGGTCGCTTGCATTTGTGGTGATGAAGAAGAACTGA
- a CDS encoding site-specific DNA-methyltransferase, whose product MSLSESNQPTLSIVYQPVSSLKPRATNPRTHSKKQISQIASAIRRFGFTNPVLVDDANGIVAGHGRVEAAKAVGLDQVPTVRLSAMSEAEIRAYVIADNRLAENAGWDRELLALELKYLTDLDIDFDVTLTGFELPEIDVLIGELSLADDNDPADAVVEVAAGAPVTRLGDIWRIGGHRLICGDSTRSETYQALLGEQRAQLVFTDPPYNVPISGHVGGLGAVQHREFAMASGEMSSAEFTAFLRTVFGHLATYSTDGSVHFQCMDWRHLREMLAAGSAAYTDLKNLCVWVKNNGGMGSLYRSQHELVFVFKSGTAPHVNNVELGKHGRYRTNVWSYAGVNSFGGDRDDLSLHPTVKPMAMVADAIRDCSHRKAIVLDAFIGSGTTLIAAEKTGRRRYGIEIDPAYCDVTIRRLLAVCGLDAVLEASGQNFAEVDAERAPAAPALVEAAPRLEGPA is encoded by the coding sequence GTGTCCCTATCAGAATCAAACCAACCCACCCTCTCGATCGTCTATCAGCCGGTAAGCTCGCTCAAACCGCGCGCCACCAATCCTCGAACTCACTCGAAGAAGCAGATCAGCCAAATCGCCAGCGCTATCCGTCGATTTGGCTTTACCAACCCCGTGCTGGTCGATGACGCTAACGGGATCGTGGCCGGGCACGGCCGGGTCGAAGCCGCGAAAGCCGTTGGCCTCGACCAGGTTCCGACCGTGCGTCTGTCCGCGATGAGCGAAGCCGAGATTCGCGCCTATGTGATCGCCGATAACCGCCTGGCCGAAAATGCGGGCTGGGATCGTGAACTACTGGCGCTTGAGCTAAAGTACCTTACCGACCTCGATATCGATTTCGACGTTACCCTTACCGGCTTCGAGCTGCCGGAGATCGATGTGCTGATTGGCGAGCTGTCGCTGGCAGACGATAATGATCCGGCCGATGCAGTGGTGGAGGTCGCAGCCGGGGCGCCTGTTACTCGGCTGGGCGATATTTGGCGTATCGGCGGCCACCGGCTGATTTGCGGCGATTCGACCCGATCCGAGACCTATCAGGCCTTACTTGGCGAGCAGCGCGCCCAGCTCGTGTTCACCGATCCGCCTTATAACGTGCCCATTTCCGGGCACGTTGGCGGCCTTGGCGCGGTCCAGCACCGCGAATTCGCCATGGCATCGGGTGAGATGTCGTCGGCCGAATTTACAGCGTTCCTGCGGACCGTATTTGGCCATCTTGCGACCTACTCTACTGACGGATCGGTTCATTTTCAGTGCATGGACTGGCGCCATCTCCGGGAAATGTTAGCCGCCGGTAGTGCCGCATACACCGACCTGAAGAATCTCTGCGTCTGGGTCAAGAACAACGGCGGCATGGGTTCGCTGTACCGGTCGCAGCATGAACTTGTGTTCGTTTTCAAGTCGGGCACCGCGCCCCACGTTAACAATGTGGAGCTCGGCAAGCACGGCCGATATCGCACAAACGTCTGGAGCTATGCTGGCGTTAACAGCTTTGGCGGCGACCGTGATGATCTGAGCCTGCATCCGACGGTCAAGCCGATGGCGATGGTTGCCGATGCTATCCGGGATTGCTCGCATCGGAAGGCCATCGTCCTGGACGCCTTTATCGGCTCCGGCACGACGCTAATCGCGGCTGAGAAGACCGGACGCCGGCGCTATGGCATCGAGATAGATCCGGCCTATTGCGACGTCACGATTCGCAGGCTGCTCGCTGTATGCGGTTTGGACGCTGTTCTGGAAGCCAGTGGACAGAACTTTGCCGAGGTCGATGCCGAGAGGGCGCCTGCAGCCCCGGCGCTCGTAGAAGCCGCGCCGAGGTTGGAGGGCCCAGCATGA
- a CDS encoding IS110 family RNA-guided transposase, producing the protein MKHYAGLDVSVKETSLCIVDETGRICREAKLVSHPDDLLAALNDPIWRFDRIGLEAGPLSQWLFSGLAEAGLPVICIETRHAKAFLKAQVNKSDRNDARGIAQMMRVGLFRPVHVKTLISQKRRVLLAGRKLLQEKAIAIENDIRGLLRNFGLKVGIVGVIGFEQRIHELVGGQPELAELMEPLLVARRVLREQFTQLHRKVLLLARESEVCRRLMTIPGVGPVTSLAFISTIDVPARFKSSKAVGPSLGLTPVLNQSGESHRIGRISLCGDETMRALLYEAAQVMLTRVQKWSWLKAWAMQIAKRRGQQKAIVALARRLAVIMHRMWSDGTEFRWTREATPAAQ; encoded by the coding sequence ATGAAACATTACGCTGGACTGGACGTGTCGGTCAAAGAGACGTCCCTGTGCATTGTCGACGAAACGGGCCGCATTTGCCGGGAAGCGAAGTTGGTGAGTCACCCGGACGATCTTCTTGCTGCACTCAACGATCCGATTTGGCGGTTTGATCGGATTGGGCTCGAGGCTGGACCGCTGTCGCAATGGCTGTTCAGCGGGCTGGCGGAGGCTGGCCTGCCGGTAATCTGCATCGAGACGCGACATGCCAAGGCGTTCCTCAAGGCGCAGGTGAACAAGAGCGACCGCAATGATGCGCGTGGCATTGCGCAGATGATGCGCGTCGGCTTGTTCCGGCCTGTCCACGTCAAGACCCTGATCAGCCAAAAGCGACGGGTCCTGCTTGCCGGTCGCAAGCTGCTTCAGGAGAAGGCCATTGCCATCGAGAATGACATTCGTGGGCTGTTACGCAACTTCGGCTTGAAGGTCGGAATTGTGGGGGTGATCGGCTTTGAACAACGTATCCACGAACTCGTCGGCGGTCAGCCGGAGCTGGCCGAACTCATGGAACCGCTTCTCGTCGCCCGACGCGTTTTACGCGAACAGTTCACACAACTGCATCGCAAAGTGCTTCTACTTGCCCGGGAAAGCGAGGTCTGTCGTCGGTTGATGACGATCCCTGGTGTCGGCCCCGTCACGTCGCTGGCCTTTATCAGCACGATCGACGTTCCCGCCCGCTTCAAGAGTTCGAAAGCCGTCGGGCCGTCCCTTGGATTGACGCCAGTTCTCAACCAGTCCGGCGAAAGCCACCGCATCGGCCGGATTTCGCTGTGCGGTGATGAAACCATGCGAGCGCTACTCTATGAGGCCGCACAGGTCATGCTGACGCGGGTGCAGAAATGGTCCTGGCTCAAGGCGTGGGCCATGCAGATCGCCAAACGACGCGGGCAGCAGAAGGCGATCGTCGCTTTGGCGCGGCGGCTCGCCGTCATCATGCACCGCATGTGGAGCGACGGAACGGAATTCCGCTGGACACGGGAGGCCACGCCCGCGGCACAATAG
- a CDS encoding type II toxin-antitoxin system RelE/ParE family toxin, which translates to MIKSFRNKGLDKLWSTGASKIDRRMHERIGRRLDTLNEAIETSELNLPGYNFHKLAGKPARYTIHINGPWCITFEFEGGDASNVDFEQYH; encoded by the coding sequence ATGATCAAGTCGTTCCGGAACAAAGGCCTTGACAAACTCTGGTCTACCGGAGCGTCCAAGATTGATAGGAGAATGCACGAACGCATCGGGCGCCGTCTCGATACGCTCAACGAAGCCATCGAGACTTCCGAACTGAACCTGCCGGGCTACAATTTCCACAAGCTGGCCGGAAAGCCCGCGCGCTACACGATCCACATCAACGGCCCGTGGTGCATCACATTCGAATTTGAAGGAGGCGATGCATCTAACGTTGACTTTGAACAGTACCACTGA
- a CDS encoding HigA family addiction module antitoxin, whose translation MAQQRAKRDPNRCPSHPGAVLDDILQDIRKSKTEIAEALGISRQHLHDILAEKKPVSPNVAARIGKLVGNGPAIWLRLQAAYDAWHAEREVDVSEIKTLEPA comes from the coding sequence ATGGCACAGCAGAGAGCTAAGCGCGACCCTAACCGCTGCCCGTCTCATCCTGGCGCCGTCCTTGATGACATTCTGCAGGACATCAGGAAGTCCAAGACCGAGATTGCAGAAGCGCTGGGCATTTCCCGGCAGCATCTGCACGATATCCTCGCGGAGAAGAAGCCGGTTAGTCCGAATGTGGCGGCCCGGATTGGAAAGCTGGTCGGCAACGGCCCGGCCATCTGGCTTCGTTTGCAGGCAGCCTACGATGCGTGGCACGCCGAACGCGAAGTTGATGTCAGCGAGATCAAGACGCTAGAACCGGCCTAG
- a CDS encoding DUF3892 domain-containing protein yields the protein MAKLARVRCINKTDRMNPHERIESAGGEYSNGSQWKQSVVQTIRDIESGEWEFYVEEDRLMAGVVVAEHNGRKYIKTTADGVQPDNLLSLAECP from the coding sequence GTGGCTAAACTCGCACGCGTTCGGTGCATCAATAAGACCGACAGGATGAATCCCCACGAGAGGATTGAAAGTGCCGGAGGTGAATATTCAAACGGAAGTCAATGGAAGCAGTCTGTCGTTCAGACGATCAGAGACATCGAAAGCGGCGAATGGGAGTTCTATGTCGAAGAAGACCGACTCATGGCTGGCGTGGTCGTGGCCGAACACAACGGGCGCAAGTACATCAAGACGACGGCGGACGGCGTTCAGCCAGACAATCTTCTTTCACTGGCTGAGTGTCCGTGA
- a CDS encoding DUF3892 domain-containing protein: protein MPKRVRIRCINKTDRRNAHERIKNVGGVNSDGTRWKLSVKKTIRDLESREWEYYVEESGVTVEVIVATDGRNKYIKTTVDGIQPDNLLSLPECP from the coding sequence ATGCCCAAACGCGTGCGCATTCGTTGCATAAACAAGACTGACAGGCGAAACGCACACGAGAGAATCAAGAATGTCGGCGGGGTAAATTCAGACGGAACGCGATGGAAGCTATCCGTTAAGAAGACTATCCGAGATCTCGAAAGCCGCGAGTGGGAGTACTACGTCGAAGAATCTGGCGTCACTGTCGAGGTCATCGTCGCCACAGACGGCCGAAACAAGTACATCAAGACAACAGTGGACGGAATTCAACCGGACAATCTCCTTTCCCTCCCTGAGTGTCCGTGA